From the Saccharomyces paradoxus chromosome XIV, complete sequence genome, one window contains:
- the CHS1 gene encoding chitin synthase I (Chitin synthase I~similar to YNL192W), with protein MSDQNNRSRNEYQSNREDETGYELQNSHSGLFHSSNEELTNRNQRYTNQNTSMGSFTPVQPLQFPEQSQRTNMLYNSDDDNNINTDDSERDIYGGFVNHYRQRPPPVTAEYNDVFNANNQQLPSQQYSNASSYPIPSINVIQTTPELIHNGSQTMTTPIERPFFNENDYYYNNRNSRTSPSIGSSSDGYADQEARPILEQPTDNMNSGSIPQYHDQNFVYNNGYHGLQAKSYYDDPEGGYIDQRGDDYQINSYLGRNGEMVDPYDYENSLRHMTPMERNRYLRNDNRPLDDGKEELDSVKSDYSHRDLGEYDKDDFSRDDEYDDLNTIDKLQFQANGVPASSSVSSVGSKQSDIIVSNENLTANRSLKRSGTEIRKFKLWNGNFVFDSPISKTLLDQYATTTESASTLPNEFKFMRYQAVTCEPNQLAEKNFTVRQLKYLTPRETELMLVVTMYNEDHILLGRTLKGIMDNVKYMVKKKNSSTWGPDAWKKIVVCIISDGRSKINERSLALLSSLGCYQDGFAKDEINEKKVAMHVYEHTTMINITDVSESEVTLECNQGTVPIQLLFCLKEQNQKKINSHRWAFEGFAELLRPNIVTLLDAGTMPGKDSIYQLWREFRNPNVGGACGEIRTDLGKRFVKLLNPLVASQNFEYKMSNILDKTTESNFGFITVLPGAFSAYRFEAVRGQPLQKYFYGEIMENEGFHFFSSNMYLAEDRILCFEVVTKKNCNWILKYCRSSYASTDVPERVPEFILQRRRWLNGSFFASVYSFCHFYRVWSSGHNIGRKLLLTVEFFYLFFNTLISWFSLSSFFLVFRILTVSIALAYHSAFNVLSVIFLWLYGICTLSTFILSLGNKPKSTEKFYVLTCVIFAVMMIYMIFCSIFMSVKSFQNILKNDTISFEGLITTEAFRDIVISLGSTYCLYLISSIIYLQPWHMLTSFIQYILLSPSYINVLNIYAFCNVHDLSWGTKGAMADPLGKINTTEDGMFKMEVLVSSSEIQANYDKYLKVLNDFDPKSESRPTEPSYDEKKTGYYANVRSLVIIFWVITNFIIVAVVLETGGIADYIAMKSISTDDTLETAKEAEIPLMTSKASIYFNVILWLVALSALIRFIGCSIYMTVRFFKKVTFR; from the coding sequence atgaGTGATCAAAATAATCGATCGAGAAATGAATACCAATCAAACCGAGAGGACGAAACTGGCTACGAGCTACAAAATTCCCATAGTGGACTGTTTCACTCTTCAAATGAAGAGTTAACAAACAGAAACCAAAGATACACCAATCAAAATACCAGCATGGGTTCGTTCACTCCAGTCCAACCTTTGCAATTTCCAGAACAATCACAGCGAACAAATATGCTTTATAAcagtgatgatgacaataatattaatacCGATGATAGCGAACGAGATATATATGGAGGTTTTGTTAACCATTATCGCCAGCGCCCTCCACCAGTGACTGCAGAATACAATGACGTTTTCAATGCTAACAACCAGCAACTACCGTCACAACAATACAGCAACGCATCCTCATATCCAATACCTTCGATAAATGTAATTCAAACCACTCCTGAGCTCATACATAACGGCTCACAGACAATGACAACTCCCATCGAAAGACCATTCTTTAACGAAAACGATTATTATTACAATAACAGGAATTCTAGGACATCACCCAGTATTGGTTCTAGTAGTGATGGTTATGCGGATCAGGAAGCTAGACCCATTTTGGAACAACCCACCGATAACATGAATAGTGGCAGCATCCCACAGTATCATGACCAAAACTTTGTATACAACAATGGTTATCATGGCTTACAGGCGAAAAGTTACTATGACGATCCAGAAGGCGGTTATATCGATCAAAGAGGAGATGATTATCAGATTAACTCATATTTGGGTAGAAACGGTGAAATGGTTGATCCTTACGATTATGAAAATAGTCTAAGACATATGACCCCTATGGAGCGTAATCGATATCTGCGAAATGATAACAGACCCTTAGACGATGGAAAGGAAGAACTAGACAGTGTGAAAAGCGATTACTCTCACAGGGACCTGGGTGAATATGACAAGGATGATTTTTCAAGAGACGACGAGTATGACGATCTGAACACTATCGATAAATTGCAGTTTCAAGCTAATGGTGTACCTGCATCATCATCGGTATCTTCTGTGGGATCTAAACAATCCGACATCATAGTAAgtaatgaaaatttaaCCGCAAATAGATCGCTAAAAAGAAGCGGTACTGAAATCAGGAAATTCAAACTTTGGAATGGTAATTTTGTCTTCGATTCTCCAATCAGTAAAACTCTATTGGACCAATATGCTACTACGACGGAGAGTGCGAGCACTTTACCAAATGAGTTCAAGTTTATGAGATATCAAGCTGTAACTTGCGAACCTAACCAACttgcagaaaaaaatttcacgGTCAGGCAGTTGAAATATTTAACTCCAAGAGAAACGGAATTGATGCTAGTAGTCACGATGTATAATGAAGACCATATTTTGTTAGGAAGGACTTTAAAAGGTATCATGGACAACGTCAAATAcatggtgaaaaaaaaaaactcaagCACTTGGGGGCCGGATgcatggaaaaaaattgttgtttGTATCATTTCAGATGGTCGGTCCAAAATCAATGAACGCTCGCTAGCATTACTAAGTTCATTAGGTTGTTACCAGGACGGATTTGCTAAGGATGAAATTAACGAGAAAAAAGTAGCAATGCATGTCTACGAACATACGACAATGATTAACATCACAGATGTTTCGGAATCGGAAGTGACATTAGAATGCAATCAAGGCACTGTTCCGATACaacttttgttttgtttgaaagaacaaaatcaaaaaaaaatcaactCACATAGATGGGCATTTGAAGGCTTTGCAGAATTGTTACGTCCTAATATTGTTACGTTGTTAGACGCTGGTACAATGCCAGGTAAAGATTCTATTTACCAATTATGGAGAGAGTTTAGGAATCCGAACGTTGGTGGGGCGTGTGGTGAAATAAGAACTGATTTGGGTAAGAGATTTGTAAAGCTTTTAAATCCCTTAGTCGCATCTCAGAATTTTGAGTACAAAATGTCCAATATTTTAGACAAAACAACTGAGTCTAACTTCGGATTCATTACTGTTCTGCCAGGAGCCTTCTCTGCGTACAGGTTTGAAGCTGTGAGAGGCCAGCCATTACAGAAGTATTTCTACGGTGAAATCATGGAAAATGAgggttttcattttttttcttccaatatGTATCTTGCTGAGGATCGTATTTTATGCTTTGAAGTGGtcacaaaaaaaaattgtaattggattttgaaatattgcAGAAGTTCTTATGCTTCAACAGATGTACCGGAAAGAGTACCTGAGTTTATTCTTCAGAGAAGGCGTTGGTTGAATGGTTCGTTTTTTGCCAgtgtttattctttttgtcatttttacAGAGTCTGGAGCAGTGGTCATAACATCGGTAGAAAGCTTCTTTTGACagttgaatttttttaccttttcttcaatacaTTGATTTCGtggttttctttgagtTCATTTTTCCTGGTCTTTAGAATTCTCACTGTTTCTATCGCACTGGCATATCATTCAGCATTCAATGTATTGTCCGTTATATTTCTGTGGCTTTATGGGATTTGTACTTTATCAACATTCATACTATCATTGGGAAATAAACCTAAAAGTACAGAGAAATTTTACGTTCTAACTTGTGTCATTTTTGcggtgatgatgatttacATGATATTTTGCAGCATATTTATGAGTGTCAAATCATTCCagaatattttaaaaaacgATACCATCAGCTTCGAAGGATTGATTACCACAGAAGCCTTCAGGGATATTGTTATTTCTTTGGGCTCCACTTACTGTTTGTACCTGATCAGTTCAATTATCTATTTGCAACCATGGCATATGTTGACAAGTTTTATTCAGTATATTTTGTTAAGTCCGTCTTATATCAATGTTTTGAATATCTATGCATTTTGCAATGTGCATGACTTATCTTGGGGTACAAAGGGCGCAATGGCAGATCCATTGGGTAAGATTAATACTACGGAAGATGGTATGTTCAAAATGGAGGTTCTGGTTTCTAGTTCAGAGATTCAAGCAAATTACGATAAATATCTAAAGGTCCTGAACGACTTCGATCCAAAATCAGAATCGCGGCCTACTGAGCCGTCgtatgatgaaaagaaaaccgGTTATTATGCAAACGTTAGATCTCTAGTGATTATCTTCTGGGTCATTACaaatttcatcattgtTGCCGTTGTTTTAGAAACTGGTGGGATTGCAGATTATATTGCTATGAAATCCATATCAACCGATGACACTTTAGAAACTGCAAAGGAGGCGGAAATCCCCTTGATGACAAGTAAGGCCTCAATTTATTTTAATGTAATACTATGGTTGGTTGCATTATCGGCATTGATAAGGTTCATTGGTTGCTCAATATACATGACGGTAAGGTTTTTTAAAAAGGTTACATTTCGCTAA
- the DUG3 gene encoding glutamine amidotransferase subunit DUG3 (Component of glutamine amidotransferase (GATase II)~similar to YNL191W), whose product MCRFLIFKGKQPIRLSHLLTRPAHSIINQSFDSRLRLDRRRPMNGDGFGVAYYPLDSELSEDGPCLFKAITPAWNNQNLSTLAEKTKSDLVFAHVRASTYGVLSETNCHPFTYHSLCFMHNGGISNFKGIKRRLLNHINDEYLNFIQGSTDSECAFALFLDTLDKLGYDPRKQDGDFGNVALRKAMLRTIDYIRDWTKEANRNEVHVEPSLLNFAVTDGSTVIVSRYITSKTDEAASLHFSCGSSFVETSPGEYRVERLDRNQDVIMVASEPLTFERGDWTAVPTNSILTIKKQTILLHPIIDEYYQEDPLYLRSSTLAESKGLMGSIPLAKAVEKNVPPLEREGRTRPPTAVAHIA is encoded by the coding sequence ATGTGTagatttttgatattcaaAGGCAAACAGCCGATTCGGTTGTCCCATCTTTTAACAAGACCAGCTCATTCTATTATAAACCAATCATTTGATAGCAGGTTGCGGTTAGACAGAAGAAGACCAATGAATGGTGATGGATTTGGCGTCGCTTATTATCCATTGGATAGTGAATTAAGCGAGGACGGTCCATGTCTTTTTAAAGCTATTACTCCGGCGTGGAACAACCAAAATTTGAGTACATTGGCCGAAAAAACTAAATCTGATCTAGTCTTTGCGCACGTAAGGGCTTCTACATATGGAGTCTTATCCGAGACCAATTGCCATCCATTTACGTACCACAGCTTATGTTTTATGCATAATGGTGGTATATCTAATTTCAAAGGAATTAAGAGAAGACTATTGAATCATATCAATGACGAATACCTCAATTTTATTCAAGGGAGCACAGATTCAGAGTGCGCATTTGCATTATTCTTGGACACCTTAGACAAATTGGGTTACGATCCAAGGAAGCAAGACGGCGATTTTGGTAATGTTGCACTAAGAAAGGCAATGCTACGAACAATCGACTATATCAGAGATTGGACTAAAGAAGCGAACAGGAATGAGGTACACGTGGAGCCATCTCTGTTGAATTTTGCCGTGACTGACGGATCCACCGTTATTGTTTCCAGGTATATAACGTCAAAGACGGACGAGGCAGCATCTTTGCATTTCAGTTGTGGTTCCAGCTTTGTAGAAACTTCACCTGGGGAATACAGAGTAGAAAGATTGGATAGAAACCAAGATGTAATTATGGTTGCATCGGAACCTTTAACATTCGAAAGAGGTGATTGGACTGCAGTACCCACTAATAGCATATTGACCATCAAGAAACAGACAATATTACTACATCCTATCATCGACGAGTATTACCAAGAAGATCCTTTATACCTAAGAAGCTCAACTCTCGCAGAAAGCAAGGGGCTCATGGGTTCTATACCACTAGCAAAAGCCGTAGAAAAGAACGTTCCCCCACTGGAAAGAGAGGGCCGTACAAGACCTCCTACTGCTGTCGCACATATAGCATGA
- a CDS encoding uncharacterized protein (Hydrophilin essential in desiccation-rehydration process~similar to YNL190W): MKFSSVTAIALATVATVATAKKGEHDFTTTLTLSSDGSLTTTTSTHTTHKYGKFNKTSKSKTPNHTGTHKYGKFNKTSKSKTPNHTGTHKYGKFNKTSKSKTPNHTGTHKYGKFNKTSKSKTPNHTGTHKYGKFNKTSKSKTPNHTGTHKYGKFNKTKHDTTTYGPGEKARKNNAAAGPSNFNSIKLFGVTAGSAAVAGALLLL; this comes from the coding sequence ATGAAGTTCTCCTCTGTTACCGCTATTGCTCTAGCCACCGTTGCCACCGTTGCCACTGCTAAGAAGGGTGAACATGATTTCACTACCACCTTAACTTTGTCTTCGGACGGTAGTTTGACCACTACCACCTCTACTCATACTACTCATAAGTATGGTAAGTTTAACAAGACTTCCAAGTCTAAGACTCCAAACCACACCGGTACTCACAAGTATGGTAAATTCAACAAGACCTCCAAGTCTAAGACTCCAAACCACACCGGTACTCACAAGTATGGTAAGTTTAACAAGACCTCCAAGTCTAAGACTCCAAACCACACCGGTACTCACAAGTATGGTAAGTTCAACAAGACCTCCAAGTCTAAGACTCCAAACCACACCGGTACTCACAAGTACGGTAAGTTCAACAAGACCTCCAAGTCTAAGACTCCAAACCACACCGGTACTCACAAGTACGGTAAGTTCAACAAAACCAAACATGACACCACCACCTATGGTCCAGGTGAAAAGGCTCGTAAGAACAATGCGGCTGCTGGTCCATCCAATTTTAACTCCATAAAATTGTTTGGTGTTACCGCTGGTAGTGCTGCCGTAGCTGGTGCCTTGTTACTATTATAA
- the SRP1 gene encoding karyopherin alpha (Karyopherin alpha-like~similar to YNL189W), with protein MDSGTDSSTSKFVPEYRRTNFKNKGRFSADELRRRRDTQQVELRKAKRDEALAKRRNFVPPTDGADSDEEDESSISADQQFYSQLQQELPQMTQQLNSDDMQEQLSATVKFRQILSREHRPPIDIVIQAGVVPRLVEFMRENQPEMLQLEAAWALTNIASGTSAQTKVVVDADAVPLFIQLLYTGSVEVKEQAIWALGNVAGDSTDYRDYVLQCNAMEPILGLFNSNKPSLIRTATWTLSNLCRGKKPQPDWSVVSQALPTLAKLIYSMDTETLVDACWAISYLSDGPQEAIQAVIDVRIPKRLVELLSHESTLVQTPALRAVGNIVTGNDLQTQVVINAGVLPALRLLLSSPKENIKKEACWTISNITAGNTEQIQAVIDANLIPPLVKLLEVAEYKTKKEACWAISNASSGGLQRPDIIRYLVSQGCIKPLCDLLEIADNRIIEVTLDALENILKMGEADKEARGLNINENADFIEKAGGMEKIFNCQQNENDKIYEKAYKIIETYFGEEEDAVDETMAPQNAGNTFGFGSNVNQQFNFN; from the coding sequence ATGGATAGTGGTACAGACTCTTCCACCAGCAAGTTTGTTCCCGAATATAGACGAACAAACTTCAAGAATAAAGGCAGATTTTCTGCAGATGAACTTCGTCGTCGTAGAGATACACAACAGGTCGAATTAAGAAAAGCGAAAAGAGATGAAGCCTTAGCCAAGAGAAGAAACTTTGTTCCCCCAACTGATGGCGCTGAttctgatgaagaagatgagaGCTCCATTTCGGCAGACCAACAATTTTACAGCCAGTTGCAACAAGAACTGCCACAAATGACTCAGCAACTTAACTCTGATGATATGCAAGAGCAATTGAGTGCTACTGTCAAGTTTAGACAAATTCTATCCAGAGAACACCGCCCTCCAATCGATATCGTCATTCAAGCCGGTGTAGTTCCAAGATTAGTAGAATTTATGCGTGAGAACCAACCGGAAATGTTACAATTAGAAGCCGCTTGGGCTTTGACTAACATTGCATCAGGTACATCTGCTCAAACGAAAGTGGTTGTTGATGCTGATGCTGTACCTCTTTTCATTCAACTATTATATACCGGCTCTGTTGAAGTTAAAGAACAAGCCATTTGGGCTCTAGGTAACGTTGCCGGTGATTCTACTGACTACAGAGACTATGTTCTACAATGCAATGCCATGGAGCCAATTCTAGGTCTTTTCAACTCTAATAAACCATCTTTGATCAGAACCGCTACCTGGACTCTATCCAATTTATGTAGGGGTAAAAAACCACAACCAGATTGGTCAGTGGTCTCACAAGCCTTGCCAACCTTAGCGAAATTGATCTATTCAATGGATACCGAAACTTTAGTTGATGCTTGTTGGGCCATCTCCTATCTATCTGACGGGCCACAAGAAGCTATTCAAGCTGTGATCGATGTTAGAATTCCAAAAAGACTAGTTGAATTACTAAGCCATGAATCGACTTTAGTTCAAACTCCTGCTTTAAGAGCCGTAGGTAACATAGTTACTGGTAATGATTTACAAACTCAAGTGGTTATAAATGCTGGTGTCTTACCTGCCTTAAGACTTCTACTAAGCtcaccaaaagaaaatatcaagaaagaagcaTGTTGGACCATTTCTAATATTACGGCTGGTAATACTGAACAAATTCAGGCGGTAATTGACGCGAACTTGATTCCTCCGTTAGTTAAACTCTTGGAAGTTGCAGAATAtaaaaccaaaaaagaagcttgTTGGGCTATTTCCAATGCCTCTTCAGGTGGTTTACAAAGACCGGATATTATAAGATATTTGGTATCTCAAGGTTGTATAAAACCATTGTGTGATTTGTTGGAAATCGCCGACAACAGAATCATCGAAGTTACTTTAGATGCTCTTGAGAATATTCTAAAGATGGGTGAGGCTGACAAAGAGGCTCGTGGTTTGAATATCAATGAAAACGCTGATTTTATCGAAAAAGCCGGTGGTATGGAAAAGATTTTCAACTGTCAACAGAATGAAAATGACAAGATTTATGAAAAAGCATacaaaattattgaaaCTTATTtcggtgaagaagaagacgcCGTAGACGAAACTATGGCTCCTCAGAATGCCGGTAATACTTTCGGCTTTGGTTCTAATGTCAACCAACAATTTAATTTCAACTAA
- the KAR1 gene encoding Kar1p (Protein involved in karyogamy and spindle pole body duplication~similar to YNL188W) encodes MNVTSPKDGNHRFSRKNRFNTNKPRFHKLNEQVQGINIPEDRDSIVSSNTTSIMTDDAFDYNRGIPSHTKDINSDNDGNNDTIKQENSSKRDTGYNPFYNGSGINQRYTQFRKREFEPTLAENETVGGISDEDMVKIDEDNIENELQFTPRIKEPSILRSSLLGQSKALHAWNPISKEPQIKTKPIVNNKSSSKRKSSAVLRKQLGKPLPLPYLNNPNSNITTTLQKKEEVFTDEVVQKKRELIESKWHRLLLHDKKMVEKKLESLREYERKKMSSQGTDVSSFQQDNSFKISTPTKSYVSLGQESSPNLPAVKTPNDIFDNREKGETNNNVLKFQGQRDPLQKLQFEIERHTKKLDTIIELLKDATDTKEGSRVIANDNIALEQRSNEGWRKNMMVIYKRSGNIMGKYKEYFLWTICILILLYCNIYVYYRL; translated from the coding sequence ATGAATGTAACTTCTCCAAAAGATGGGAACCACAGATTCTCTAGGAAGAATAGATTCAATACAAATAAACCCCGATTCCACAAATTAAATGAGCAGGTGCAGGGTATAAATATACCGGAAGACCGCGATTCAATTGTTTCAAGTAATACAACGTCAATTATGACAGATGATGCATTCGATTATAATAGAGGCATTCCATCGCATACAAAAGACATTAATTCTGACAATGACGGAAACAATGATACcataaaacaagaaaactcCAGTAAAAGGGACACCGGATATAATCCTTTCTACAATGGATCAGGGATCAATCAGCGGTATACGCAatttagaaaaagagaGTTTGAACCGACGCTTGCAGAAAACGAAACCGTGGGGGGTATATCGGACGAAGACATGGtaaaaattgatgaagataataTAGAGAACGAACTCCAGTTCACACCGAGGATTAAAGAGCCTAGTATACTCCGGTCTAGTCTACTAGGACAAAGTAAAGCCCTTCATGCTTGGAATCCAATATCGAAAGAACCACAAATTAAAACAAAACCTATCGTCAATAACAAGAGCTCctcaaaaaggaaatctAGTGCGGTACTTCGAAAACAATTAGGAAAACCGCTGCCGCTGCCGTACTTGAACAATCCTAATAGTAATATCACGACCACAttacagaaaaaagaagaagtgTTTACGGATGAAGTGgttcaaaagaagagagAATTGATCGAGTCCAAATGGCACAGACTTCTCTTACACGACAAGAAAATGgtagaaaaaaagctgGAAAGTTTGAGAGaatatgaaagaaaaaaaatgtcttcACAGGGTACCGATGTTTCTAGCTTTCAGCAAGAcaattccttcaaaatatcGACGCCAACAAAATCGTATGTTTCCTTAGGGCAAGAATCCTCGCCAAATCTCCCTGCCGTAAAGACCCCtaatgatattttcgaCAATAGGGAGAAAGgagaaacaaataataatgtaCTAAAGTTTCAAGGACAGCGGGATCCATTACAAAAACTACAGTTTGAGATCGAAAGGCACACTAAGAAGCTTGATACGATAATAGAGTTACTTAAAGATGCTACCGATACCAAAGAAGGGAGTAGAGTGATAGCTAATGATAACATAGCTCTCGAACAAAGAAGCAACGAGGGGTGGCGGAAAAACATGATGGTGATTTATAAAAGATCAGGAAATATTATGGGAAAGTATAAGGAATATTTCTTATGGACAATCTGTATTTTAATATTGTTATATTGcaatatatatgtgtatTATAGGCTCTAA
- the SWT21 gene encoding Swt21p (Protein involved in mRNA splicing~similar to YNL187W), which produces MNTTPYCDTGKVFEADTIVDVWKREDKEWLQRTQSDPSGYVYPPLKESPYINVKDDVRMEKKVLCQDIFWSCDGASFVSVHNDFGIRQYLVPEEANTDKTKKSLLLPFTRFFKNQSILSCAVDPFYSLYSENSGELAGDRIVIGGKNFPLQLYSLMDGQCIFSYDTKNEMNGEYESVYSVRINAESRIYTGSHRNKVAIYDMSRREAVWMHRSTRKASRGRQSIISCFEEQPMGGQTSSRGPLLCGSYANEMFQVDSRHQRLEIVNYARTTAGGILQILASDNGRYVYVVRRNSDTISVYDRRNLQRELNLLLLPFRIHHNSAKLHAYIDMTCGLSMGTPQGMVLNWGRDLVEFGGVSSRSSVEELPTASIQAESVWHTSLDSGIPASVVKNCPGDPELLALSHGGTISLSRLGG; this is translated from the coding sequence ATGAATACAACCCCGTATTGTGACACTGGCAAAGTGTTCGAGGCTGACACGATAGTGGACGTatggaaaagagaagataaagaatGGCTACAGAGGACCCAAAGTGATCCAAGTGGATACGTGTATCCACCACTAAAGGAATCACCATATATCAATGTGAAGGACGACGTCagaatggaaaagaaagtgcTATGTCAAGATATCTTTTGGTCATGTGATGGAGCCTCGTTTGTTTCTGTACATAATGATTTTGGCATCAGACAATATTTAGTGCCAGAGGAAGCTAATACGGAcaagacaaagaaaagtCTGCTACTACCATTCActagatttttcaaaaatcaaTCTATTCTTTCATGTGCAGTAGACCCGTTTTACTCGCTTTATAGCGAGAATTCCGGCGAGTTGGCTGGTGACAGAATCGTGATTGGAGGTAAAAACTTTCCTCTACAATTGTATTCTTTAATGGACGGGCAGTGTATCTTCAGCTATGACACGAAAAACGAAATGAATGGAGAATACGAGTCTGTGTACAGTGTGAGAATCAATGCCGAATCGCGTATATATACTGGCTCACACCGTAACAAAGTGGCCATATACGATATGAGTAGGCGAGAGGCTGTGTGGATGCACCGGAGCACCAGAAAAGCAAGCAGGGGAAGGCAAAGCATCATATCTTGCTTCGAAGAGCAACCAATGGGGGGACAAACTTCCTCAAGAGGGCCTCTACTGTGTGGCAGCTACGCGAATGAAATGTTTCAAGTGGACTCCCGTCATCAACGACTGGAGATAGTAAACTACGCCCGCACAACTGCGGGCGGAATTTTACAAATTCTTGCAAGTGATAACGGCCGTTACGTCTATGTTGTCAGACGCAACAGTGACACCATCAGTGTTTATGACCGGCGAAACCTACAGCGCGAGCTAAACCTGTTACTTCTGCCGTTCCGAATCCACCACAACTCTGCAAAGTTGCATGCATATATAGATATGACTTGCGGACTAAGTATGGGGACGCCGCAGGGAATGGTACTGAATTGGGGTCGGGACCTTGTGGAATTTGGAGGAGTTTCCTCACGCAGTAGTGTGGAAGAGCTGCCAACTGCGTCTATCCAGGCAGAGTCAGTGTGGCACACTAGCCTTGATTCTGGCATTCCTGCCTCGGTAGTGAAAAATTGTCCTGGGGATCCTGAACTCTTGGCGTTATCTCATGGGGGCACGATTTCATTATCCAGGCTTGGCGGctaa